A window of Herpetosiphonaceae bacterium contains these coding sequences:
- a CDS encoding tRNA uridine-5-carboxymethylaminomethyl(34) synthesis GTPase MnmE — protein sequence MLYTDTIAAIATPVGEGGVGIVRLSGPDALDMLQRLFKPMRGSASYRPQMMRYGRIVDDAGRTVDEAMAVYFRAPRSYTREDVIEIHCHGGALPLRRTLELALSAGARLAEPGEFTLRAFLNGRIDLAQAEATLDLIQARTQTGLQLALDQLGGRLSREVRAARDELIGALAYLTALVDFPEDDVPEQEVLQPLRLALAKVEQLYRGADQG from the coding sequence ATGCTTTACACTGACACAATCGCGGCGATTGCCACGCCCGTGGGCGAGGGCGGCGTGGGCATCGTGCGGCTGAGCGGACCCGACGCGCTCGACATGTTGCAGCGTCTCTTCAAGCCGATGCGCGGCAGCGCGAGCTACAGGCCGCAGATGATGCGCTACGGACGCATCGTGGACGACGCGGGCCGGACGGTGGATGAGGCGATGGCGGTCTACTTCAGAGCGCCGCGCTCTTACACCCGCGAGGATGTGATCGAGATCCACTGCCACGGCGGCGCGCTGCCGCTGCGCCGGACGCTTGAGCTGGCCCTGAGCGCTGGCGCGCGCCTGGCCGAGCCGGGAGAGTTTACGCTGCGCGCCTTTCTCAACGGGCGGATCGATCTGGCACAGGCCGAGGCAACGCTCGATCTGATCCAGGCGCGGACCCAGACCGGCCTTCAGCTTGCGCTCGACCAGCTTGGCGGGCGTTTGTCGCGGGAGGTGCGCGCGGCGCGGGATGAGCTAATCGGCGCGCTGGCCTATCTGACGGCGCTGGTAGACTTTCCCGAAGACGACGTGCCCGAACAAGAGGTGCTGCAACCGCTCCGATTGGCGTTGGCGAAGGTCGAGCAGTTGTACCGGGGCGCGGACCAGGG
- the glp gene encoding gephyrin-like molybdotransferase Glp: MPDTIVLRSVEEARAELLRHFSPLSAETVPLLQALGRVLAADVSADIDVPPFANSAMDGYAVLGADVQSAAVDRPVILRILGEVPAGGTADVAVEPGTAIRIMTGAPMPPRADTVVPFEETDEGRPDALHQQGRVRVFKRVPVGASVRAAGEDVRAGTAVARRGTLIRPAEIGVLATVGAATVPVYRRPRVAILATGDELVDVSERPGPGQIRNANGYSNAAQVIAAGGEALQLPIARDTETELNDRLNEALAWGADLFLTSGGVSVGDYDVVKKVLQQRGNMEFWRVKMKPGKPVAFGHIADVPLLGLPGNPVSAMVVFELFGRPALLKMQGRDGYVRPVIRATFTGSLTDRADRRQYVRVRLEQRDGESGTLWVAHLTGEQGSGVLTSMMHADGLMIVPEGMTHVAPGSQLPVLMLHWPEVAPDQTFEVADAGADCC; this comes from the coding sequence ATGCCGGATACGATCGTGCTGCGCTCGGTTGAGGAGGCGCGGGCAGAGCTATTGCGCCACTTTTCCCCACTTTCCGCCGAGACGGTGCCGCTGTTGCAGGCGCTTGGCCGGGTGCTGGCGGCAGACGTAAGCGCTGACATCGACGTGCCGCCCTTTGCGAACTCGGCGATGGATGGCTATGCCGTGCTGGGAGCGGACGTGCAGAGCGCCGCCGTCGACAGGCCGGTGATATTGCGAATTTTAGGCGAAGTACCGGCTGGCGGCACCGCCGACGTGGCGGTCGAGCCGGGCACGGCAATTCGGATCATGACCGGCGCGCCGATGCCGCCACGGGCCGATACGGTCGTGCCGTTCGAGGAGACGGACGAGGGGCGGCCCGACGCGCTGCATCAGCAGGGACGCGTGCGCGTCTTCAAGCGCGTGCCCGTCGGGGCAAGCGTGCGGGCGGCAGGCGAGGACGTTCGCGCTGGTACTGCCGTGGCGCGGCGCGGCACACTGATCCGTCCGGCGGAGATCGGCGTGCTGGCGACCGTGGGAGCGGCGACTGTGCCCGTTTATCGGCGGCCCCGGGTGGCGATCCTGGCGACCGGCGATGAGCTGGTGGATGTGAGCGAGCGGCCCGGCCCTGGTCAGATCCGCAACGCCAACGGCTACTCCAACGCCGCCCAGGTGATCGCGGCTGGCGGCGAGGCGCTGCAACTGCCGATCGCGCGCGACACCGAGACCGAACTGAACGATCGGCTGAACGAGGCGCTGGCCTGGGGCGCGGATCTGTTCCTGACCTCCGGCGGCGTCTCCGTGGGCGATTACGATGTGGTCAAAAAGGTGCTGCAACAGCGCGGAAACATGGAGTTCTGGCGCGTCAAGATGAAGCCCGGCAAGCCCGTGGCGTTCGGACACATCGCGGACGTGCCGCTGCTGGGGCTGCCCGGCAACCCCGTCTCGGCAATGGTCGTCTTCGAGCTATTCGGGCGTCCGGCGCTGCTCAAGATGCAGGGACGCGACGGCTACGTCCGGCCCGTGATCCGCGCGACCTTCACCGGCTCGCTCACCGATCGCGCCGACCGGCGGCAGTACGTGCGGGTGCGGCTCGAGCAGCGCGATGGCGAATCGGGTACCCTCTGGGTGGCGCATCTCACGGGCGAGCAGGGCAGCGGTGTGCTCACGTCGATGATGCACGCCGACGGCCTGATGATCGTCCCCGAAGGCATGACCCACGTCGCGCCGGGCAGCCAACTGCCGGTGTTGATGCTGCACTGGCCTGAGGTCGCGCCGGATCAGACCTTCGAGGTAGCGGACGCCGGGGCGGATTGTTGTTGA
- the mraZ gene encoding division/cell wall cluster transcriptional repressor MraZ: MFLGEYEHSIDSKGRVAVPAKFRTQLEGGLVVTRGFERCLQVYPMEQWQALSERVSSLPLGSTEARQLRRLLFASAFDTEVDKQGRILLPAGLREYASIGDTAVVAGMNSYFEIWSQEAWEAAMEDLDESASVIAAQMAEIGI; the protein is encoded by the coding sequence ATGTTTCTTGGGGAATACGAACATAGCATTGACTCAAAGGGCCGCGTTGCCGTCCCGGCGAAATTCCGCACTCAGCTTGAGGGCGGTCTGGTCGTTACACGTGGCTTCGAGCGCTGCTTGCAAGTATATCCCATGGAACAATGGCAGGCGTTGTCAGAGCGCGTCAGCAGCCTGCCGCTTGGCTCGACCGAAGCGCGCCAGCTGCGCCGACTCTTATTCGCCAGCGCGTTCGACACTGAGGTCGACAAGCAGGGCCGCATTCTGCTACCGGCTGGCCTGCGCGAGTACGCGAGCATTGGCGATACGGCGGTAGTGGCGGGCATGAACAGCTACTTCGAGATCTGGTCGCAGGAGGCGTGGGAAGCCGCGATGGAAGATCTCGACGAGTCGGCCAGCGTGATCGCGGCGCAGATGGCGGAGATTGGGATTTAG